A stretch of Clostridium sp. BJN0001 DNA encodes these proteins:
- a CDS encoding DUF2325 domain-containing protein: MSVVIIGGHDRMVCQYKKICKDHKCKAKVFTKMPGNLKGQIGSPDLIILFTSTVSHKMVRCATAEAEKRNASIVRSHTSSQNALNEILQKVCM, translated from the coding sequence ATGAGTGTTGTAATAATTGGAGGACATGACAGGATGGTCTGTCAATATAAGAAAATATGTAAGGATCATAAGTGTAAGGCGAAGGTATTTACAAAAATGCCTGGAAATCTTAAAGGTCAGATAGGAAGTCCTGATCTTATTATATTATTTACAAGTACGGTGTCGCACAAGATGGTAAGATGTGCAACAGCTGAAGCAGAGAAGAGAAATGCGTCAATTGTAAGAAGCCATACAAGCAGTCAGAATGCTTTAAATGAGATTCTTCAAAAAGTCTGTATGTAA
- a CDS encoding SDR family oxidoreductase yields MIFLKNAIVTGGSSGIGLSISKKLLSLGFKVYAVGRDFSNSDVDDENFIKVKCDMLDVHFFIDTVKNINKKSPVFLLVNNAGIGYFGLHEELNLKKIHEIVTINLEIPMILSQILMRTLKKNKGYIINISSIEAKKTSPHGCAYGASKAGLTHFSESLFDENRKYGVKIVTIHPDITKSNFYRNADFKEGLSLDTFLNPDDIADAVEFILNMRSNILSTDITLRPQKHMISKK; encoded by the coding sequence ATGATTTTTTTGAAAAATGCAATAGTTACAGGGGGTTCATCAGGAATTGGCTTAAGTATATCAAAAAAGCTTTTGTCTTTAGGCTTTAAAGTCTATGCAGTAGGAAGAGATTTTTCAAATTCAGATGTAGATGATGAAAATTTTATAAAGGTAAAATGTGATATGCTTGATGTCCACTTTTTTATAGATACTGTAAAAAATATAAATAAGAAATCACCTGTTTTTCTTCTCGTTAATAATGCAGGTATAGGCTATTTTGGACTTCACGAAGAGTTAAACTTAAAAAAAATACATGAAATAGTAACAATAAATCTTGAAATTCCAATGATACTTTCACAAATTTTAATGCGTACTTTAAAAAAGAATAAAGGATATATAATAAATATATCATCAATAGAAGCTAAAAAGACAAGTCCTCATGGATGTGCATATGGTGCTTCAAAAGCTGGTCTCACCCATTTTTCAGAAAGCCTTTTTGATGAAAATAGAAAATATGGAGTAAAAATAGTCACAATACATCCAGACATAACAAAAAGCAATTTCTATAGAAACGCAGATTTTAAAGAAGGTTTATCTTTAGATACATTTTTAAACCCTGATGATATAGCAGACGCTGTAGAATTTATTTTGAATATGCGCTCAAACATACTTTCAACAGATATTACACTGCGCCCTCAAAAACATATGATTTCCAAAAAATAA
- a CDS encoding spore photoproduct lyase family protein, which translates to MKKLNKDIFNQYFSHIYIEKKALNHPNTKKILSYFKSSEKVIIDHYKDIFSRSHQDFYLQKQSPSLILAVKTDNIIYKGARFCDDFGNVYFYYTSSMKNCIYNCEYCYLQGMYPSADIVIFVNIEDIFNETSALLKKHPVYLCISYDTDILAFENVLHYARQWINFAKKNKALKIELRTKSANFNSIEDVPPSDNVILAWTLSPDTIAKNYESKTPSLNERLLSAKKAIDKGFNVRICFDPVLYLKNWQENYKNLIEKTFKVLPKDKIYDVSIGVFRVSSYYLKIMRKARFDSVILNYPFETKNKMCTYNKKLSTKMISYISYIVSKYIDKNKIYTDDFLNN; encoded by the coding sequence TTGAAAAAATTAAACAAAGATATATTTAATCAATATTTTTCTCATATTTATATTGAAAAAAAAGCTCTTAATCATCCAAATACTAAGAAGATATTATCCTACTTTAAATCTTCTGAAAAAGTAATAATAGACCACTATAAAGATATCTTTTCAAGAAGCCATCAAGATTTTTATCTTCAAAAACAAAGTCCAAGCCTTATACTTGCAGTAAAAACTGATAATATTATATACAAAGGTGCAAGGTTTTGTGATGATTTTGGAAATGTATATTTTTACTATACATCAAGCATGAAAAACTGCATTTATAACTGTGAATACTGCTATCTTCAAGGTATGTATCCATCAGCAGATATCGTCATATTTGTAAATATAGAAGATATATTTAATGAAACAAGTGCTCTTTTAAAAAAGCATCCAGTATATCTATGTATTTCATATGATACTGATATTCTCGCTTTTGAAAATGTGCTTCATTACGCAAGACAATGGATAAACTTTGCAAAGAAAAATAAGGCTTTAAAAATTGAACTTAGAACAAAAAGTGCAAATTTTAATTCTATAGAAGATGTCCCTCCATCAGATAATGTAATTCTTGCATGGACTTTATCACCAGATACAATTGCAAAAAATTATGAATCTAAAACTCCATCATTAAATGAAAGACTTTTAAGTGCAAAAAAAGCGATAGATAAGGGCTTTAATGTTAGGATATGCTTTGATCCCGTTTTATATCTAAAAAATTGGCAGGAAAATTATAAAAATCTTATTGAAAAAACATTTAAAGTTCTTCCTAAAGATAAAATCTATGATGTAAGCATAGGCGTTTTTAGAGTTTCCTCATATTATCTTAAAATAATGAGAAAGGCAAGATTTGATTCTGTAATATTAAATTATCCATTTGAAACAAAAAATAAAATGTGCACATATAATAAGAAGTTATCCACAAAAATGATATCATATATCTCCTATATTGTTAGTAAATATATAGATAAAAATAAAATCTATACAGATGACTTTTTAAATAATTAA
- a CDS encoding IS110 family transposase, giving the protein MKNINYLSTLFVGIDISSRENVVSALNFNQDFLIKMKAVANTQTGAKQLETMLVDVLKNNIYRSVIIGLESTSFYGVHIANFLSTSEILMPYKPYVYCLNPKEIANYKKSFNDLNKNDGIDSFVIADFARVGRIHIEPWHGSQYLALQRLTRHRLHIANSLTREKTYMLSNVFLKFSEFALLDDEKHPFSDKFGATASSILTEFLSTEDIANTPMEELVNFVNKKSRKQISNPELTVEILQQAARNSYRLDKCLYEPLTTSIACSFNCIQAFQNQLKTINRAIEKTVKGLNANEYQILMSIPGFGPVYSSGIIAELGSIKNFPNNDTVAKYAGIVWKENQSGSFKAEKTPMSKAGNRYLRYYLIEATTSVIRHIPEYEKFYKKKYAEVTTHQHKRALALTSRKLIRLIFGLLAKNQLYSADSVDR; this is encoded by the coding sequence ATGAAGAATATAAATTACTTATCAACGCTATTTGTAGGAATTGATATAAGTTCACGAGAAAATGTTGTTTCTGCTTTAAATTTCAATCAAGATTTTTTAATTAAAATGAAAGCGGTCGCGAATACGCAGACCGGTGCAAAGCAGCTTGAAACTATGCTTGTTGATGTATTAAAAAATAATATTTATAGATCTGTAATAATTGGATTAGAATCTACTTCGTTTTACGGAGTTCACATCGCTAATTTTTTATCAACAAGTGAAATATTAATGCCATATAAACCATATGTTTATTGTTTAAATCCAAAGGAGATTGCTAACTACAAAAAATCATTTAATGACCTCAATAAAAATGATGGTATAGATTCATTTGTAATTGCTGATTTTGCAAGGGTTGGGAGAATACATATCGAACCATGGCATGGCTCTCAATATCTTGCTTTGCAAAGACTTACAAGACATAGGCTTCATATAGCAAATTCCTTAACAAGAGAAAAAACCTATATGCTTTCAAATGTATTTCTCAAATTTAGTGAATTTGCTTTATTAGATGATGAAAAGCATCCTTTTTCAGACAAATTTGGAGCAACTGCATCATCAATATTAACAGAATTTTTGTCTACTGAAGATATCGCAAATACTCCCATGGAGGAGCTTGTGAATTTCGTAAATAAAAAAAGCCGAAAACAAATTTCTAATCCTGAACTTACTGTTGAAATTCTGCAGCAAGCGGCGCGAAACTCGTATCGGCTTGATAAATGTTTATATGAACCCCTTACAACTTCTATTGCCTGTTCTTTTAACTGTATTCAGGCATTTCAAAATCAACTAAAAACTATTAACAGAGCTATCGAAAAAACTGTAAAGGGTTTAAATGCTAACGAATATCAAATCTTGATGTCAATCCCTGGATTTGGTCCTGTATACTCTAGTGGTATAATCGCCGAACTAGGTAGCATAAAAAACTTTCCTAACAATGATACCGTTGCAAAATATGCCGGTATCGTATGGAAGGAAAATCAATCCGGTAGTTTTAAAGCTGAAAAAACACCTATGAGCAAAGCTGGTAACAGATATTTGCGTTATTATCTTATAGAAGCTACTACAAGTGTCATAAGACACATTCCGGAATATGAAAAATTCTATAAAAAGAAATACGCTGAAGTTACTACTCATCAACATAAACGAGCACTTGCGTTAACATCTCGTAAATTAATTCGTTTGATTTTTGGATTGCTGGCTAAAAATCAACTCTATTCTGCAGATAGTGTAGATAGATAA
- a CDS encoding DUF2089 domain-containing protein: MYKVINKCPVCSGNLKVLKLKCDSCNTVIENEFALSKFDYLNSEQLYFIEIFIKCRGNIKDVEKELKISYPTVRSKLDEVIEALGYNVKPEKEKDEYKKSILDALENGEITASEAIEKLKEN, translated from the coding sequence ATGTATAAAGTAATAAATAAATGTCCAGTCTGCTCTGGAAATCTTAAGGTATTAAAGCTTAAATGTGACAGCTGTAATACTGTTATTGAAAATGAATTTGCATTATCTAAATTTGATTATTTAAATAGTGAGCAGCTTTATTTTATTGAGATATTTATAAAGTGCAGAGGAAACATAAAAGATGTTGAAAAAGAACTTAAAATATCTTATCCTACAGTAAGGTCAAAGCTTGATGAAGTAATAGAAGCACTAGGATATAATGTGAAACCTGAGAAAGAAAAAGATGAATATAAAAAAAGCATACTGGATGCACTAGAAAATGGAGAAATAACTGCATCTGAAGCTATAGAGAAATTAAAAGAAAATTAA
- the cbiQ gene encoding cobalt ECF transporter T component CbiQ — MKANHNHDGVYRIDYYAYMSQIRGLNSSYKVLFGFLSLLFCIILDNVYVSLSAIIIMGFITVFIGKLNLKKYILLLKIPFIFMILASITVAISISHYPYGQYNLNFHFFYIYTTNESILDMFYLILKAFGAVSSMYMITLSTPASEIICVLKKIHVPEIIIELMNMIYRFIFILMDSQGRMKNAAESRLGYSTFKAALHSFGNSLSNLLIVSLKKADSYYMAAESRCYDGTMHFIEEDKRVTSLNIILFSVYFIFLIALKIFLK, encoded by the coding sequence ATGAAGGCAAATCATAATCATGATGGAGTATATAGAATAGATTATTATGCGTATATGTCACAAATAAGAGGTTTAAACAGCTCATATAAAGTGCTTTTTGGGTTTCTATCGCTTCTTTTCTGTATTATTTTAGATAATGTATATGTTTCACTTTCTGCAATCATAATAATGGGGTTTATTACTGTTTTTATTGGAAAACTCAATTTAAAAAAGTACATATTACTTCTTAAAATTCCATTTATATTTATGATTCTTGCAAGTATTACCGTAGCTATTTCAATATCTCATTATCCATATGGACAGTATAATTTAAATTTTCATTTCTTTTATATTTACACGACAAATGAAAGCATATTAGATATGTTTTATCTTATACTAAAAGCATTTGGTGCAGTATCTTCAATGTATATGATAACTTTATCAACTCCTGCATCTGAAATAATCTGTGTACTTAAAAAAATACACGTTCCAGAAATTATAATTGAACTTATGAATATGATATATAGGTTTATTTTTATACTTATGGATTCTCAAGGCAGAATGAAAAATGCAGCAGAATCAAGGCTTGGATATTCAACATTTAAAGCTGCACTTCATTCATTTGGAAATTCTCTTTCTAATCTTTTAATTGTATCTTTAAAAAAAGCAGATTCGTATTATATGGCAGCAGAGTCACGCTGTTATGATGGCACTATGCACTTTATTGAAGAGGATAAGAGAGTTACAAGTTTAAATATAATACTTTTTTCAGTATATTTTATTTTTCTTATAGCGCTTAAAATATTTTTAAAGTAA
- a CDS encoding energy-coupling factor ABC transporter permease — MEKNKKLLRFLTALIISFSVIPSAYGMHIMEGYLQPKFCVLWGVICIPFLIAGFVSLKKTLKTDRKSIILIAMAGAFIFVLSSLKIPSVTGSCSHMTGTGLGALLFGPFAVSILGIIVLIFQAIMLAHGGITTLGANTFSMAIAGPILSYVLYILLKKVKVNRKVSIFIAAALGDLFTYCVTSFQLAIAYPSQNGGVLASVFKFLGVFAPTQVPLAIIEGILTVIIIIGLETYAKSELSAIGFLKGEK, encoded by the coding sequence ATGGAAAAAAATAAAAAACTATTAAGGTTTTTAACCGCTCTTATTATCTCATTTTCAGTAATTCCATCAGCTTATGGAATGCATATCATGGAAGGATACCTTCAGCCCAAATTTTGTGTATTATGGGGAGTTATCTGTATACCTTTTTTAATTGCAGGATTTGTATCATTAAAAAAGACACTTAAAACAGATAGAAAATCTATAATACTTATTGCGATGGCAGGTGCATTTATTTTTGTACTTTCATCTCTTAAGATACCATCTGTAACAGGAAGCTGTTCACATATGACAGGAACAGGACTTGGAGCACTTTTATTTGGACCATTTGCAGTAAGCATACTCGGAATTATCGTACTTATTTTTCAGGCAATTATGCTTGCCCATGGTGGAATAACAACACTTGGAGCAAATACTTTTTCAATGGCAATTGCAGGACCGATATTATCTTATGTATTATATATTTTATTAAAAAAAGTAAAAGTAAACAGAAAAGTATCAATATTTATAGCAGCAGCTTTAGGTGATCTTTTTACTTACTGCGTAACAAGTTTTCAATTAGCGATAGCTTATCCATCTCAAAATGGAGGAGTTTTAGCATCTGTTTTTAAGTTCTTAGGAGTTTTTGCACCTACACAAGTTCCACTTGCAATTATAGAAGGAATACTAACAGTAATTATAATTATAGGACTTGAAACATACGCAAAATCTGAACTTTCAGCTATTGGGTTTTTAAAGGGGGAGAAATAG
- a CDS encoding energy-coupling factor ABC transporter substrate-binding protein has product MSKNKKTVITLLILVVLIAMVPLFTLKGAEFSGSDDAGSEMIEEIKGDKYEPWFTPVFEKAINGELPGEVESLLFCIQTGIGVGVFSFFMGRFVERKKWTDLANDKAQRTKDK; this is encoded by the coding sequence ATGAGTAAGAATAAGAAGACAGTAATAACATTATTAATACTTGTAGTGCTTATAGCTATGGTGCCTCTTTTCACATTAAAAGGAGCAGAATTCTCAGGCTCTGATGATGCAGGAAGTGAAATGATAGAAGAAATAAAAGGCGACAAATATGAACCTTGGTTTACACCAGTTTTTGAAAAAGCTATAAACGGAGAACTTCCAGGAGAAGTTGAAAGTCTTTTATTCTGCATTCAGACAGGAATAGGAGTTGGAGTGTTTTCATTCTTTATGGGAAGATTCGTTGAGAGAAAGAAATGGACAGACCTTGCAAATGACAAAGCACAAAGGACAAAGGACAAATAA
- the feoB gene encoding ferrous iron transport protein B, whose translation MEIKIALAGNPNCGKTTLFNALTGSNQFVGNWPGVTVEKKEGRIKGHKDVKVMDLPGIYSLSPYTLEEVVARNYLISEKPDAILNIVDGTNLERNLYLSTQLIELGIPVVMAVNMADIVEKRGDKINISSLKDKLGCEVVEISALKGTGIQNAVDKIISVAENKKYSGTVHKFAPKVEKIIANVEDKLGNSVLENQKRFFAIKLLEKDNKISEMIDINPPDVSAEIGILENEFDDDTESIITNERYEYISSIINSCLKKTRKQKMSASDKIDRIVTNRYLALPIFALVMVLVYYVSVTTVGSAANGWVNDGVFADGWNFLGIESLHVSSIPDFVTYVLESIGCADWLSGLIIDGIVGGVGAVLGFVPQMLVLFLFLAFLESCGYMARVAFIMDRFFRKFGLSGKSFIPMLIGTGCGVPGIMASRTIENDRDRKMTIMTTTFIPCGAKLPIIALIAGALFNGAWWVAPSAYFVGIMAIILSGIMLKKTKMFSGEPAPFVMELPEYHMPTVLNVLRSMWERAYSFIKKAGTIILLSTIILWFLKSFGWVDGQFAMLDEMQLDHSVLAVIGNYISVIFIPLGFGDWKSAVATVTGLIAKENVVGTFGILYGYAEVAEDGTEIWASLASSMTAIAAYSFLVFNLLCAPCFAAMGAIKREMNSPKWFLFAIGYQTGFAYLVSLCIYQMAMFITTGTLGIGTIAGFAIIIFFAYMLLKPYKESDKLDVNLSSVAANMK comes from the coding sequence ATGGAAATTAAAATAGCACTCGCAGGTAATCCAAACTGCGGAAAAACAACATTGTTTAATGCACTTACAGGTTCAAATCAGTTTGTGGGAAACTGGCCTGGAGTAACAGTTGAGAAAAAAGAGGGAAGAATTAAAGGACATAAAGATGTTAAAGTTATGGATCTTCCCGGAATTTATTCATTATCACCTTATACATTAGAAGAAGTGGTTGCAAGAAACTATCTCATTTCTGAAAAACCTGATGCAATATTAAATATTGTAGATGGAACAAATCTTGAAAGAAATCTTTACTTATCAACTCAGCTTATAGAACTTGGAATTCCAGTTGTAATGGCTGTTAACATGGCAGACATAGTGGAAAAAAGAGGAGACAAAATAAATATCTCATCTTTGAAGGACAAGCTTGGATGCGAGGTCGTTGAAATTTCAGCATTAAAAGGTACAGGAATTCAAAATGCAGTAGATAAAATAATATCTGTAGCAGAAAATAAAAAGTATTCTGGTACTGTTCACAAATTTGCACCTAAAGTAGAAAAAATAATTGCAAATGTAGAGGACAAGCTTGGAAACAGTGTACTTGAAAATCAAAAAAGATTCTTTGCTATTAAATTATTAGAAAAAGATAATAAAATTAGTGAAATGATTGATATTAATCCTCCTGATGTATCAGCAGAAATAGGAATACTTGAAAATGAATTTGATGATGATACTGAAAGTATTATAACTAATGAAAGATATGAATATATATCATCAATTATAAATTCATGCTTAAAAAAGACTAGAAAGCAAAAAATGAGTGCTTCAGATAAAATTGATAGAATAGTTACAAATAGATATTTGGCACTTCCTATTTTCGCACTTGTTATGGTTCTTGTTTATTATGTATCAGTAACAACTGTTGGATCAGCAGCAAATGGCTGGGTTAATGATGGAGTATTTGCAGATGGATGGAACTTCCTTGGTATAGAATCCCTTCACGTTTCATCAATACCAGATTTCGTAACTTACGTTTTAGAATCAATTGGATGTGCAGACTGGCTTTCTGGATTAATTATTGACGGAATTGTTGGTGGAGTTGGTGCAGTGCTTGGATTTGTTCCACAGATGCTTGTATTATTCTTATTCCTTGCATTCTTAGAATCATGTGGATACATGGCAAGAGTTGCATTTATAATGGATAGATTCTTTAGAAAATTTGGTCTTTCAGGAAAATCATTCATACCTATGCTTATAGGAACTGGATGTGGTGTCCCTGGAATTATGGCATCAAGAACAATTGAGAATGACAGAGACAGAAAAATGACAATTATGACTACAACATTTATTCCTTGTGGAGCAAAGCTTCCAATAATCGCTCTTATAGCAGGAGCTTTATTTAATGGTGCATGGTGGGTAGCCCCAAGTGCTTATTTTGTAGGAATTATGGCAATTATTCTTTCAGGTATTATGTTAAAGAAAACTAAGATGTTCAGTGGTGAACCTGCTCCATTTGTTATGGAACTTCCAGAATATCATATGCCAACAGTTTTAAATGTTTTGAGAAGCATGTGGGAAAGAGCTTACTCATTCATAAAAAAAGCAGGAACAATTATTCTTCTTTCAACTATTATATTATGGTTCTTAAAGAGTTTTGGATGGGTAGATGGACAGTTTGCAATGCTTGATGAAATGCAGCTTGATCACAGTGTATTAGCTGTAATTGGAAATTATATAAGTGTAATATTTATTCCTCTTGGATTTGGAGATTGGAAGAGTGCAGTTGCAACAGTAACAGGTCTTATAGCTAAAGAAAATGTTGTTGGTACATTCGGTATTTTATATGGATATGCAGAAGTTGCAGAAGATGGAACTGAGATATGGGCAAGCTTAGCTTCTAGCATGACAGCAATTGCAGCTTATTCATTCTTAGTATTTAACCTTTTATGTGCACCTTGCTTTGCAGCTATGGGAGCAATAAAAAGAGAAATGAATAGTCCAAAATGGTTCTTATTTGCAATAGGATATCAAACAGGATTTGCATATTTAGTATCATTATGTATCTATCAAATGGCAATGTTTATAACAACTGGTACACTTGGAATTGGAACTATTGCAGGATTTGCAATAATAATATTCTTTGCTTACATGTTATTAAAACCTTATAAGGAAAGTGACAAGCTTGATGTTAATTTAAGCAGTGTAGCAGCTAATATGAAATAG
- a CDS encoding transcriptional repressor produces the protein MENQTYLRKKAHDSRNYCRTQMQKKAVIRKLQERKYRITKQRLMLLDIVLENECANCKEIYYKAVKANKSIGTATVYRMMSVLEEIGAIKRNNIYKIDCSIEHNIENACVVELDDENKICLSANKLKEVISRGLKVCGYINSEEIKSVTVQKE, from the coding sequence ATGGAAAATCAGACATATTTAAGGAAGAAGGCACATGATTCTAGAAATTACTGTAGGACGCAGATGCAGAAAAAGGCAGTTATTAGAAAGCTTCAGGAGAGAAAATATCGTATAACAAAACAAAGACTGATGCTTCTTGATATTGTTTTAGAAAATGAATGTGCAAACTGTAAAGAGATTTATTATAAAGCTGTAAAAGCAAATAAAAGTATTGGTACAGCTACTGTATATCGTATGATGAGCGTTTTAGAAGAAATAGGAGCTATAAAGAGAAATAATATATATAAAATTGATTGCAGTATTGAACATAATATAGAGAATGCGTGTGTTGTGGAACTCGATGATGAAAACAAAATATGTTTATCAGCTAACAAGCTTAAAGAAGTTATCTCGCGAGGACTTAAAGTATGCGGATATATAAATAGTGAGGAAATAAAAAGCGTAACTGTTCAAAAAGAGTAG
- a CDS encoding FeoB-associated Cys-rich membrane protein: protein MGTVIVGLIILGVVFLIVRKMVHDKKNGKSSCGCNCGSCGGSCGSNIKDQRNNIVIKK from the coding sequence ATGGGAACAGTTATCGTAGGGTTAATTATTTTAGGAGTCGTATTTCTTATAGTAAGAAAAATGGTTCATGATAAGAAAAATGGCAAGTCATCATGTGGATGCAATTGCGGTTCATGTGGTGGAAGTTGTGGAAGCAATATAAAAGATCAAAGAAATAATATAGTTATTAAAAAATAA
- a CDS encoding ABC transporter ATP-binding protein — protein MDNKDIYILRVKDLCYSYDEDKDVLKNINLNIKKGEKIAVMGSNGAGKSTFFLNLNGVLRKSSGQIFFKDKEITKKDVNELRKNVGIVFQDADNQIIASTVLAEVSFGPMNLKLPKNEVKKRVDMALSYMNISEFKLRPPHYLSGGEKKKVTIADIIAMKSKVIIFDEPTASLDPLNAQMLENVLSKLADEGKTLLISTHDVDFAYRWAERIVVFSDGKIIADDTPVNIFKNKDVIKEANLKKPILLDVYESLLEKNIVKENIYPKNIEEFKEMI, from the coding sequence ATGGACAATAAGGACATATATATATTAAGAGTTAAGGATTTATGTTATTCATATGATGAGGATAAAGATGTATTAAAAAACATTAATCTTAATATAAAAAAAGGTGAAAAGATAGCAGTAATGGGTTCAAATGGAGCAGGAAAATCCACATTCTTTTTGAATTTAAATGGTGTTTTAAGAAAATCTTCAGGGCAGATATTTTTTAAAGATAAAGAGATAACCAAAAAAGATGTTAATGAGCTTAGAAAAAATGTAGGAATAGTATTTCAAGATGCAGATAATCAGATAATTGCATCGACAGTTCTTGCAGAAGTTTCATTTGGACCTATGAATTTAAAACTTCCAAAAAATGAGGTAAAAAAAAGAGTAGACATGGCACTTTCTTATATGAATATAAGTGAATTTAAATTAAGACCGCCGCATTATTTAAGTGGAGGAGAAAAAAAGAAAGTTACTATTGCAGATATAATTGCTATGAAAAGTAAAGTCATTATATTTGATGAACCTACAGCATCACTTGATCCATTAAATGCACAGATGCTTGAAAATGTTCTATCAAAACTTGCAGATGAAGGGAAAACTCTTCTTATTTCAACACATGATGTTGATTTTGCATATAGATGGGCAGAAAGGATAGTTGTATTTAGTGATGGAAAAATAATTGCAGATGATACTCCTGTTAATATTTTTAAAAATAAGGATGTTATTAAAGAAGCAAATTTAAAAAAGCCAATACTTTTAGATGTCTATGAGTCTCTTTTAGAAAAAAATATTGTTAAAGAGAATATTTATCCAAAGAATATAGAGGAATTTAAGGAGATGATATGA
- a CDS encoding HD domain-containing phosphohydrolase → MIDYHEIIECIMSALDAKDSYTACHSQRVSDMALEVCRLLELSEDEIEKIHIAAHLHDIGKIGIKDAILNKNGKLNDEEWGEIKKHPEIGANILSKSHHLREVKDMVLCHHERFDGNGYPLKLKGKNIPLGSRIIAVCDSIDAITSNRSYRKAHDFSFCYREIEKNIGIMYDPLIGECVLRNWERIITIK, encoded by the coding sequence ATGATTGACTACCATGAAATAATTGAATGTATTATGAGTGCGCTTGATGCAAAAGATTCATATACAGCCTGTCATTCTCAAAGGGTAAGCGATATGGCGCTTGAAGTGTGCAGGCTATTAGAACTTAGTGAAGATGAAATTGAAAAGATACACATAGCAGCACATCTTCACGATATTGGGAAGATAGGTATAAAAGATGCTATTTTAAATAAAAATGGCAAGTTAAATGATGAGGAATGGGGCGAGATAAAAAAGCATCCTGAAATTGGAGCAAACATTTTAAGTAAATCTCATCATTTAAGAGAAGTTAAAGACATGGTTTTATGTCATCATGAAAGATTTGATGGGAATGGATATCCACTTAAGCTTAAAGGAAAAAACATTCCTTTAGGCTCAAGGATAATAGCAGTATGTGATTCAATAGATGCTATTACGTCAAATAGAAGTTATCGAAAAGCACATGATTTTTCATTTTGCTATAGAGAGATAGAAAAAAATATTGGTATAATGTATGATCCATTAATAGGTGAATGCGTTTTGAGAAATTGGGAGAGAATTATTACTATAAAATAG